From one Gemmatimonadota bacterium genomic stretch:
- a CDS encoding TIM barrel protein, producing the protein MRSSAHGPLIRPKRMDPMIKLGCTAMLRDEENPGQFIDVESLIDLIHDLRLDIVDLHLYRGFRSRSFEYLRQIKGKCLRYGLPIGYVGIGDGFVGAVTGANQRVVGVPLPPEELRRRVAEAKEAVDVAAFMGAPLVRLFGGGLPEGTEDREALWSAMIRSFQEVADYAIDKGIFLGLHNHPPAVAPTGDDILRILHDTDRENFTFILDTGQWFGSPGSNLAGKFDPGLAFYRYMEQTAPYATCVRAKIYKIDSGREEWLDYERIVPILRAVNYNGNVSIIFEDRNNRCDYAEAIGLAARYLRGLLAD; encoded by the coding sequence TTGAGAAGCTCTGCGCACGGCCCATTGATTCGCCCCAAACGGATGGATCCCATGATCAAACTCGGTTGTACCGCCATGCTGCGGGACGAAGAGAATCCCGGGCAGTTCATCGATGTCGAATCCCTGATCGACCTGATCCACGACCTGAGGCTGGACATTGTCGATTTGCACCTCTACAGAGGGTTCCGTTCCAGGAGTTTTGAGTACCTGCGCCAGATTAAGGGTAAGTGCCTGAGGTACGGGCTGCCGATCGGCTATGTGGGGATCGGAGATGGGTTCGTGGGCGCGGTGACCGGCGCGAACCAGCGCGTGGTCGGCGTTCCGCTGCCGCCGGAGGAATTGCGCAGGCGGGTGGCAGAGGCGAAAGAGGCCGTGGATGTGGCGGCATTTATGGGTGCGCCTCTGGTCCGCCTGTTTGGGGGTGGCTTGCCAGAGGGGACAGAGGACCGGGAAGCGCTCTGGTCCGCGATGATCCGCAGTTTCCAGGAAGTCGCCGACTATGCGATTGATAAGGGCATTTTCCTGGGTCTCCACAATCATCCGCCCGCCGTGGCTCCCACCGGTGACGACATCCTCCGCATCCTGCACGATACCGACCGCGAGAATTTCACCTTCATACTGGATACTGGCCAGTGGTTCGGTTCACCCGGATCAAATCTGGCGGGAAAATTCGATCCCGGTCTGGCGTTTTACCGCTACATGGAACAAACCGCCCCGTATGCCACCTGCGTGCGTGCCAAGATCTACAAAATCGACAGTGGACGGGAAGAATGGCTCGATTACGAGCGCATTGTGCCGATCCTGAGAGCTGTCAACTACAACGGCAATGTGTCGATTAT